In the genome of Lacerta agilis isolate rLacAgi1 chromosome 2, rLacAgi1.pri, whole genome shotgun sequence, one region contains:
- the N4BP3 gene encoding NEDD4-binding protein 3, whose amino-acid sequence MATAQASHVTCDPGHCLFDPYSLDSEPDDGSMGSVGSLVEKQDFLPTAPGGLRGMRQPDGLLRKGMSQREVFGYLHGGKRDTRAEKKHQSSGGGFKRDYESDRENQSPERYFRDNQRAADFSKSSLPERGRFDKCRIRPSAFKVVSGKSLLSMPGLSSAKGQKLSKSNGSLHTLLTQSSTSSSSQRGPLRNHLLHTISLDESTNSIQSFPTYTPRFKPAPTQLSASVGHINHIGGSLDRASRGPRDPLAVDKAPLSCKSLSRLQSSGEPPPPYEPTYSLEDVVKQLEDRLTEKGMELRQLKRNLSENDDPFTQMFEDKQRLWMDELDELKQMYVAKLQQVMQQAQRSQRALQLQLYKAQQEKKRLQEELDLQQRQCEELRLQQQQAERLSPKLEETQWEVCQKTAEISLLKQQFRDAQEEIAQKLGEIFSLKTQLREVRTELQAKDSQLAQLGDSFQTLPERSSPVPPRDSPMQACQDFLGCETDDSKSQGMQGESAEGAEWLWGELLRERRQAQLQAANFEQERKTWQKEKEKVLRYQREIQASYMEMYYRNQTLERQLSEFRQFQAEPRSISSELPWIERVESSKI is encoded by the exons ATGGCAACAGCACAGGCTTCTCATGTGACCTGTGACCCTGGCCATTGTCTTTTTGATCCTTACTCTCTGGATTCTGAGCCTGACGACGGCAGCATGGGCAGCGTGGGCAGCCTAGTAGAGAAACAGGATTTCTTGCCAACTGCTCCGGGAGGTCTGCGCGGCATGCGTCAGCCAGATGGGCTGCTCCGGAAAGGAATGTCACAGCGTGAAGTTTTTGGCTACTTGCATGGGGGCAAGCGGGACACCCGGGCTGAGAAGAAGCACCAGTCATCTggaggtggctttaaaagggactATGAGAGTGACCGGGAGAACCAGTCCCCTGAGCGGTATTTCCGGGACAATCAACGGGCAGCTGATTTCTCCAAGAGCTCCTTGCCTGAACGTGGACGCTTTGACAAG TGTCGGATAAGACCCTCTGCCTTCAAGGTGGTGTCTGGAAAGAGCTTGTTGTCCATGCCGGGGCTGTCATCAGCCAAAGGCCAGAAGCTGTCCAAGAGCAACGGGAGCCTACACACGCTGCTGACTCAGAGCAGCACCAGCAGCTCCTCGCAACGCGGCCCTCTCCGCAACCACCTGCTGCACACCATCAGCCTGGACGAGAGCACCAACTCCATCCAAAGCTTCCCCACCTATACTCCCCGTTTCAAACCTGCTCCAACCCAGCTCAGTGCTTCCGTAGGCCACATCAACCACATTGGCGGTTCCTTAGACAGGGCTTCTCGGGGCCCACGGGACCCTTTGGCTGTAGACAAAGCACCTCTGTCTTGCAAGAGCCTCAGCCGCCTGCAGAGCTCTGGGGAACCACCCCCTCCGTATGAACCCACATACTCCTTGGAAGATGTGGTGAAGCAGCTCGAGGACCGGCTGACTGAGAAGGGCATGGAGCTCCGCCAGCTTAAGAGAAATCTGAGTGAGAATGATGATCCCTTCACACAG ATGTTTGAGGACAAACAGCGCTTGTGGATGGATGAGCTGGATGAACTGAAGCAGATGTATGTAGCCAAGTTGCAGCAAGTGATGCAACAGGCCCAACGCAGCCAGCGGGCACTTCAGCTGCAGCTCTACAAAGCTCAGCAGGAAAAGAAACGGCTGCAAGAAGAGCTGGACCTTCAGCAGAGGCAGTGCGAGGAGCTgaggctgcagcagcaacaggcagAGCGCCTGAGCCCCAAGTTGGAGGAGACCCAGtgggag GTCTGTCAGAAGACTGCAGAGATTTCATTGCTCAAGCAGCAGTTCCGAGATGCCCAGGAGGAGATAGCCCAGAAACTGGGTGAAATCTTCAGCTTGAAAACACAGCTGCGGGAGGTCCGAACAGAGCTGCAAGCCAAGGACTCACAACTGGCACAGTTGGGGGACTCTTTCCAAACCTTGCCAGAGCGCAGCTCCCCTGTTCCTCCACGAGACTCTCCCATGCAAGCATGCCAGGACTTTTTGGGTTGTGAAACAGATGACTCTAAAAGTCAGGGGATGCAGGGGGAGAGCGCAGAGGGCGCTGAGTGGCTATGGGGAGAATTGTTGCGCGAGAGGCGCCAGGCCCAGCTACAAGCTGCAAACTTTGAGCAGGAGCGGAAAACTtggcaaaaggagaaggaaaaagtcCTGCGCTATCAGCGGGAGATTCAGGCCAGCTATATGGAGATGTACTATCggaaccagacactggagaggcAGCTAAGTGAGTTCCGGCAGTTCCAAGCTGAGCCCAGAAGTATCAGCTCAGAGCTACCTTGGATTGAAAGAGTTGAGTCCTCAAAGATCTGA